From the genome of Ptychodera flava strain L36383 chromosome 20, AS_Pfla_20210202, whole genome shotgun sequence, one region includes:
- the LOC139120465 gene encoding solute carrier family 49 member A3-like: MKDKDDMYAANQEEEPLKSDEQPETIPTYRVYKRRWFILFLVTLLTDSSQMLWLSFSPAATAVAEYYNVSDKSINLFSMMYLLLSLPLGLVATYLLDTYSLRPSILLGAWVTAIGSIVRSISVLPFIPTAWSFPMVCSGQVICAMVYPIFISCPTKVSEKWFSSNQRAFATMVASCGFGSFIGNIMPPIIIQNRGVPFLLIVYSIPPVLGALMATFCMCSSAPPTPPSPSAAVQMQPYWIGLKQVVKNRSFLIYVAIMGISGGLYNTFDVIAEEMLCTQGYTPTFIGLALGLQSGIGFIGAILVSLFVDRTKLFEESLKFTQAMASVISILMFVASFIPNMEAVILIGIILSGIFFSATYPVCVELAVETSYPVAQGTSVGLLMISMHMQALIFTFLLESLGRPMTSYQKVHQKCTVHSDSHAVPGSSMLSLLYQAKKNASEPQDMTVAMMVYSGLLCFQFIALMLCFKTDYKRLNAEKLLHAEGDPSVNAEGLQNSEVTT, encoded by the exons ATGAAGGATAAAGACGACATGTACGCTGCCAATCAAGAAGAGGAACCCTTGAAATCTGACGAACAGCCTGAGACCATACCGACCTACAGGGTTTACAAAAGAAGATGGTTTATACTTTTCCTAGTCACACTCctaacggattcaagtcagatg CTCTGGTTATCCTTCAGCCCTGCAGCCACTGCTGTAGCTGAGTACTACAATGTATCGGACAAAagcatcaatttattttcaatgatgTACCTGCTTTTGTCACTACCTTTGGGTTTGGTTGCCACGTATTTGTTGGATACATATAGTTTACGACCTTCT ATACTGCTTGGTGCTTGGGTGACAGCCATAGGCAGCATTGTCCGCAGCATCAGTGTATTGCCGTTCATACCAACAGCCTGGTCATTTCCCATGGTGTGCTCGGGCCAGGTCATCTGTGCCATGGTTTATCCAATCTTCATCTCCTGCCCGACAAAAGTGTCAGAGAAATGGTTCAGTAGCAATCAGCGAGCTTTTGCAACCATGGTAGCATCATGTGGGTTTGGGTCCTTCATCGGTAACATAATGCCTCCCATCATCATTCAGAATAGAGGAGTGCCATTCTTG CTGATTGTGTATTCAATTCCTCCCGTGCTTGGGGCACTGATGGCTACCTTTTGTATGTGTAGTAGTGCGCCACCAACGCCGCCGTCACCGAGTGCAGCTGTACagatgcagccatattggattggacTTAAGCAG GTTGTGAAAAACAGGTCATTTTTGATATATGTTGCTATCATGGGTATTTCTGGTGGGCTGTACAATACTTTCGATGTGATTGCAGAAGAAATGCTGTGTACACAAGGATATACTCCA ACATTCATTGGATTGGCTCTTGGGTTGCAGTCAGGCATCGGTTTCATTGGCGCAATATTAGTATCACTTTTTGTCGACAGAACAAAACTGTTTGAAGAGAGTCTCAAATTCACACAAGCAATGGCTTCAGTCATCAGTATCTTAATGTTTGTG gcttcattcataccaaacatggaagctgTCAttctcatcggtattattttgtCCGGCATCTTTTTCTCTGCCACTTATCCGGTCTGTGTAGAGCTGGCAGTTGAAACCTCATATCCAGTGGCCCAAGGCACATCTGTTGGTCTTCTCATGATAAGCAT GCATATGCAAGCTcttatatttacatttcttcttGAGTCACTGGGTCGACCAATGACAAGCTATCAGAAGGTTCATCAGAAATGTACTGTGCATAGTGACAGCCATGCAGTCCCTGGTAGTTCAATGCTTTCTCTCTTGTACCAAGCAAAGAAAAATGCGTCAGAACCTCAAGACATGACAG TGGCCATGATGGTGTATTCTGGACTGCTGTGTTTCCAGTTCATTGCCTTGATGCTGTGTTTCAAGACAGATTACAAGCGGCTGAATGCTGAAAAGTTACTCCATGCTGAGGGGGATCCTTCTGTCAATGCAGAAGGCTTGCAGAACAGTGAAGTAACTACTTGA
- the LOC139120466 gene encoding solute carrier family 49 member A3-like isoform X2, protein MEDEDKVYAANQEEQPLKSDEPPETIPTYRVYKRRWFILFLVALLAYSSQLLWLSFSPAATVVAEYYNVSDKSINLFSMMYLFLSLPMGFVATYLLDTYGLRPSILLGAWVTAIGSIVRSISVLPFIPTAWSFPMVCSGQVICAMVYPIFISCPPKVSEKWFSSNQRAFATMVASCGFGFFIGNTMPPIIIQNRGVPFLLIVYSIPPVLGALMATFCMCSSAPPTPPSPSAAVQMQPYWTGLKQVVKNRSFLIYVAIMGISGGLYNTFNVIAEEMLCTQGYTPTFIGLALGLQSGIGFIGAILVSLFVDRTKLFEESLKFTQAMASVMSILMFVASFIPNMESVILISIILCGIFSSATYPVCLELAVETSYPVAQGTSVGLLLISMHMQGLIFTFLLESLGRPMTSYQRVNQKCTVHSDSHAGPGSSMLSLLYLAEDNASEPQDMTGDCLDAVFQDKLQAAEC, encoded by the exons ATGGAGGATGAAGACAAAGTTTACGCTGCCAATCAAGAAGAGCAACCCTTGAAATCTGACGAACCGCCTGAGACCATACCGACCTACAGGGTTTACAAACGAAGATGGTTTATACTTTTCCTAGTCGCACTCCTAGCATATTCAAGTCAGTTG CTCTGGTTATCCTTCAGCCCTGCAGCCACTGTTGTAGCTGAGTACTACAATGTATCAGACAAAagcatcaatttattttcaatgatgTACCTGTTTTTATCACTACCTATGGGTTTCGTTGCCACGTATTTGTTAGATACATATGGTTTACGACCTTCT ATACTGCTTGGTGCTTGGGTGACAGCAATAGGCAGCATTGTCCGCAGCATCAGTGTATTGCCGTTCATACCAACAGCATGGTCATTTCCCATGGTGTGCTCGGGCCAGGTCATCTGTGCCATGGTTTATCCGATCTTCATTTCTTGCCCGCCAAAAGTGTCAGAGAAATGGTTCAGTAGCAATCAGCGAGCTTTTGCAACCATGGTAGCATCATGTGGGTTTGGGTTCTTCATCGGTAACACAATGCCTCCAATCATCATTCAGAATAGAGGAGTGCCGTTCTTG CTGATTGTGTATTCAATTCCTCCCGTGCTTGGGGCACTGATGGCTACCTTTTGTATGTGTAGTAGTGCGCCACCAACGCCACCGTCACCAAGTGCAGCTGTACagatgcagccatattggactGGACTTAAGCAG GTTGTGAAAAACAGGTCATTTTTGATATATGTTGCTATCATGGGTATTTCTGGTGGGCTGTACAATACTTTCAATGTGATTGCAGAAGAAATGCTGTGTACACAAGGATATACTCCA ACATTCATTGGATTGGCTCTTGGGTTGCAGTCAGGCATCGGTTTCATTGGCGCAATATTAGTATCACTTTTTGTAGACAGAACAAAACTGTTTGAAGAGAGTCTCAAATTCACACAAGCAATGGCTTCAGTCATGAGTATCTTAATGTTTGTG GCTTCATTCATACCAAACATGGAATCTGTCATCCTCATCAGTATTATTTTGTGCGGCATCTTTTCCTCTGCCACTTATCCGGTCTGTTTAGAGCTGGCAGTTGAAACCTCATATCCAGTGGCACAAGGCACATCTGTTGGTCTTCTCTTGATAAGCAT GCATATGCAAGGTCtcatatttacatttcttcttGAGTCATTGGGTCGACCGATGACAAGCTATCAGAGGGTCAATCAGAAATGTACTGTGCATAGTGACAGCCATGCAGGCCCTGGTAGTTCAATGCTTTCTCTTTTGTACCTAGCAGAGGACAATGCATCAGAACCTCAAGACATGACAG GTGATTGCCTTGATGCTGTGTTTCAAGACAAACTACAAGCGGCTGAATGCTGA
- the LOC139120466 gene encoding solute carrier family 49 member A3-like isoform X1, which yields MEDEDKVYAANQEEQPLKSDEPPETIPTYRVYKRRWFILFLVALLAYSSQLLWLSFSPAATVVAEYYNVSDKSINLFSMMYLFLSLPMGFVATYLLDTYGLRPSILLGAWVTAIGSIVRSISVLPFIPTAWSFPMVCSGQVICAMVYPIFISCPPKVSEKWFSSNQRAFATMVASCGFGFFIGNTMPPIIIQNRGVPFLLIVYSIPPVLGALMATFCMCSSAPPTPPSPSAAVQMQPYWTGLKQVVKNRSFLIYVAIMGISGGLYNTFNVIAEEMLCTQGYTPTFIGLALGLQSGIGFIGAILVSLFVDRTKLFEESLKFTQAMASVMSILMFVASFIPNMESVILISIILCGIFSSATYPVCLELAVETSYPVAQGTSVGLLLISMHMQGLIFTFLLESLGRPMTSYQRVNQKCTVHSDSHAGPGSSMLSLLYLAEDNASEPQDMTVAIMVYSGLLCFQVIALMLCFKTNYKRLNAEKLLHAEGDPSVNAEGFQNNEVT from the exons ATGGAGGATGAAGACAAAGTTTACGCTGCCAATCAAGAAGAGCAACCCTTGAAATCTGACGAACCGCCTGAGACCATACCGACCTACAGGGTTTACAAACGAAGATGGTTTATACTTTTCCTAGTCGCACTCCTAGCATATTCAAGTCAGTTG CTCTGGTTATCCTTCAGCCCTGCAGCCACTGTTGTAGCTGAGTACTACAATGTATCAGACAAAagcatcaatttattttcaatgatgTACCTGTTTTTATCACTACCTATGGGTTTCGTTGCCACGTATTTGTTAGATACATATGGTTTACGACCTTCT ATACTGCTTGGTGCTTGGGTGACAGCAATAGGCAGCATTGTCCGCAGCATCAGTGTATTGCCGTTCATACCAACAGCATGGTCATTTCCCATGGTGTGCTCGGGCCAGGTCATCTGTGCCATGGTTTATCCGATCTTCATTTCTTGCCCGCCAAAAGTGTCAGAGAAATGGTTCAGTAGCAATCAGCGAGCTTTTGCAACCATGGTAGCATCATGTGGGTTTGGGTTCTTCATCGGTAACACAATGCCTCCAATCATCATTCAGAATAGAGGAGTGCCGTTCTTG CTGATTGTGTATTCAATTCCTCCCGTGCTTGGGGCACTGATGGCTACCTTTTGTATGTGTAGTAGTGCGCCACCAACGCCACCGTCACCAAGTGCAGCTGTACagatgcagccatattggactGGACTTAAGCAG GTTGTGAAAAACAGGTCATTTTTGATATATGTTGCTATCATGGGTATTTCTGGTGGGCTGTACAATACTTTCAATGTGATTGCAGAAGAAATGCTGTGTACACAAGGATATACTCCA ACATTCATTGGATTGGCTCTTGGGTTGCAGTCAGGCATCGGTTTCATTGGCGCAATATTAGTATCACTTTTTGTAGACAGAACAAAACTGTTTGAAGAGAGTCTCAAATTCACACAAGCAATGGCTTCAGTCATGAGTATCTTAATGTTTGTG GCTTCATTCATACCAAACATGGAATCTGTCATCCTCATCAGTATTATTTTGTGCGGCATCTTTTCCTCTGCCACTTATCCGGTCTGTTTAGAGCTGGCAGTTGAAACCTCATATCCAGTGGCACAAGGCACATCTGTTGGTCTTCTCTTGATAAGCAT GCATATGCAAGGTCtcatatttacatttcttcttGAGTCATTGGGTCGACCGATGACAAGCTATCAGAGGGTCAATCAGAAATGTACTGTGCATAGTGACAGCCATGCAGGCCCTGGTAGTTCAATGCTTTCTCTTTTGTACCTAGCAGAGGACAATGCATCAGAACCTCAAGACATGACAG TGGCCATAATGGTGTATTCTGGACTCCTGTGTTTCCAGGTGATTGCCTTGATGCTGTGTTTCAAGACAAACTACAAGCGGCTGAATGCTGAAAAATTACTCCATGCTGAGGGGGATCCTTCTGTCAATGCAGAAGGCTTCCAGAACAATGAAGTAACTTAA
- the LOC139120466 gene encoding uncharacterized protein B0416.5-like isoform X3: MEDEDKVYAANQEEQPLKSDEPPETIPTYRVYKRRWFILFLVALLAYSSQLILLGAWVTAIGSIVRSISVLPFIPTAWSFPMVCSGQVICAMVYPIFISCPPKVSEKWFSSNQRAFATMVASCGFGFFIGNTMPPIIIQNRGVPFLLIVYSIPPVLGALMATFCMCSSAPPTPPSPSAAVQMQPYWTGLKQVVKNRSFLIYVAIMGISGGLYNTFNVIAEEMLCTQGYTPTFIGLALGLQSGIGFIGAILVSLFVDRTKLFEESLKFTQAMASVMSILMFVASFIPNMESVILISIILCGIFSSATYPVCLELAVETSYPVAQGTSVGLLLISMHMQGLIFTFLLESLGRPMTSYQRVNQKCTVHSDSHAGPGSSMLSLLYLAEDNASEPQDMTVAIMVYSGLLCFQVIALMLCFKTNYKRLNAEKLLHAEGDPSVNAEGFQNNEVT, encoded by the exons ATGGAGGATGAAGACAAAGTTTACGCTGCCAATCAAGAAGAGCAACCCTTGAAATCTGACGAACCGCCTGAGACCATACCGACCTACAGGGTTTACAAACGAAGATGGTTTATACTTTTCCTAGTCGCACTCCTAGCATATTCAAGTCAGTTG ATACTGCTTGGTGCTTGGGTGACAGCAATAGGCAGCATTGTCCGCAGCATCAGTGTATTGCCGTTCATACCAACAGCATGGTCATTTCCCATGGTGTGCTCGGGCCAGGTCATCTGTGCCATGGTTTATCCGATCTTCATTTCTTGCCCGCCAAAAGTGTCAGAGAAATGGTTCAGTAGCAATCAGCGAGCTTTTGCAACCATGGTAGCATCATGTGGGTTTGGGTTCTTCATCGGTAACACAATGCCTCCAATCATCATTCAGAATAGAGGAGTGCCGTTCTTG CTGATTGTGTATTCAATTCCTCCCGTGCTTGGGGCACTGATGGCTACCTTTTGTATGTGTAGTAGTGCGCCACCAACGCCACCGTCACCAAGTGCAGCTGTACagatgcagccatattggactGGACTTAAGCAG GTTGTGAAAAACAGGTCATTTTTGATATATGTTGCTATCATGGGTATTTCTGGTGGGCTGTACAATACTTTCAATGTGATTGCAGAAGAAATGCTGTGTACACAAGGATATACTCCA ACATTCATTGGATTGGCTCTTGGGTTGCAGTCAGGCATCGGTTTCATTGGCGCAATATTAGTATCACTTTTTGTAGACAGAACAAAACTGTTTGAAGAGAGTCTCAAATTCACACAAGCAATGGCTTCAGTCATGAGTATCTTAATGTTTGTG GCTTCATTCATACCAAACATGGAATCTGTCATCCTCATCAGTATTATTTTGTGCGGCATCTTTTCCTCTGCCACTTATCCGGTCTGTTTAGAGCTGGCAGTTGAAACCTCATATCCAGTGGCACAAGGCACATCTGTTGGTCTTCTCTTGATAAGCAT GCATATGCAAGGTCtcatatttacatttcttcttGAGTCATTGGGTCGACCGATGACAAGCTATCAGAGGGTCAATCAGAAATGTACTGTGCATAGTGACAGCCATGCAGGCCCTGGTAGTTCAATGCTTTCTCTTTTGTACCTAGCAGAGGACAATGCATCAGAACCTCAAGACATGACAG TGGCCATAATGGTGTATTCTGGACTCCTGTGTTTCCAGGTGATTGCCTTGATGCTGTGTTTCAAGACAAACTACAAGCGGCTGAATGCTGAAAAATTACTCCATGCTGAGGGGGATCCTTCTGTCAATGCAGAAGGCTTCCAGAACAATGAAGTAACTTAA